In Alteromonas naphthalenivorans, one DNA window encodes the following:
- the bamB gene encoding outer membrane protein assembly factor BamB, which yields MFHNTCGRKGRFARAMGMALAISVTLSGCSTVSDWFADEEELEIRRLKPIDAKFTPSVKWDRDIGDGVDHYFSRLRPVYAYENLYAADRHGSVVAMNPENGDVLWERDFAVFEGDGWWDSIARLWRSGASARIGGISVADRLLFVGTENGVVMALDYETGETKWEASVPGEVLAAPSADEGILVVNTGAGTLFGFDTRTGEQLWRHEGDTPPLTLRGISGPVAANGGALIGTPTGKLQVNLLESGILAWETVIATPTGATELERIVDLDTTPVLFGGTIYTVSYNGTLAAVELRSGRIIWKREYGSYRNLSIEGNSIFVVDNNSNIYALDRRNGVELWSQGSLKSRSVTAATPVGEHIVVGDNWGFVHWIEQETGQIVARVDVGGDDEDDAIYDAPLNVDGVVVTMTRNGVVAAISTL from the coding sequence GCCATTTCTGTAACGCTTTCTGGTTGTTCTACCGTCTCTGATTGGTTTGCAGATGAAGAAGAGCTCGAAATTCGCCGTTTGAAACCAATCGATGCGAAGTTTACGCCTTCAGTAAAATGGGACAGAGACATCGGCGACGGTGTTGATCATTACTTCTCTCGCCTTCGCCCAGTGTATGCTTACGAAAACCTTTATGCCGCTGACCGCCATGGCAGTGTTGTGGCTATGAACCCAGAGAACGGTGATGTTTTATGGGAACGTGACTTCGCTGTATTCGAAGGTGATGGCTGGTGGGACTCTATTGCACGCCTTTGGCGTAGTGGAGCAAGTGCGCGTATTGGTGGCATTTCCGTTGCCGACAGATTGTTATTTGTAGGCACAGAAAACGGCGTTGTAATGGCACTAGATTACGAAACCGGCGAAACCAAATGGGAAGCGTCTGTTCCTGGTGAAGTGTTAGCGGCGCCTTCTGCTGACGAAGGTATTTTAGTTGTTAATACTGGCGCGGGTACCTTGTTTGGCTTTGATACTCGAACTGGTGAGCAGTTATGGCGACATGAAGGCGATACACCGCCATTAACCCTTCGTGGTATTTCTGGCCCTGTAGCGGCAAACGGCGGCGCCTTGATAGGAACCCCTACGGGTAAGTTGCAAGTTAACTTACTTGAGTCAGGTATTCTTGCTTGGGAAACCGTTATTGCCACGCCAACGGGCGCGACAGAGTTAGAGCGTATTGTTGATCTTGATACCACCCCCGTGCTTTTTGGTGGCACTATTTATACGGTTTCTTACAATGGTACGCTGGCAGCAGTAGAGCTGCGCAGTGGTCGTATTATCTGGAAGCGTGAGTACGGTTCGTATCGCAACCTAAGCATTGAAGGAAACAGTATTTTTGTTGTAGATAACAACTCTAATATTTATGCCCTAGACAGACGAAACGGTGTAGAGCTTTGGTCACAAGGTAGCCTGAAGTCTCGTTCTGTTACTGCGGCAACGCCAGTGGGTGAGCATATTGTTGTTGGTGACAACTGGGGTTTCGTTCATTGGATTGAACAAGAGACTGGCCAAATAGTGGCTCGCGTTGATGTAGGCGGCGATGATGAAGACGATGCTATATACGATGCACCATTAAACGTTGACGGTGTGGTAGTAACCATGACCCGTAACGGCGTAGTGGCTGCCATTTCTACGTTATAG
- the der gene encoding ribosome biogenesis GTPase Der — protein MLPVVALVGRPNVGKSTLFNRLTNTRDALVADYPGLTRDRKYGQAKFEQRQFIVVDTGGITGDEEGIDAEMAQQSLLAIEEADVVLLLVDARAGLLPADQGIADHIRRLNKKVFVVANKVDGIDGDSESADFYALGLGTVKQIAAAHGRGVSQLLQDALVPLEASFPDMRIVEEVQEEEIDAEEQLKRLQEQPIKLAIVGKPNVGKSTLTNRILGEERVVVFDLPGTTRDSVFIPMERDEREYILIDTAGVRKRRKVNEAVEKFSIVKTLQAIDEANVVLMIIDAREGITDQDLSLLGFVLNSGRSLVIAVNKWDGLSTDIKNDIKRELDRRLGFIDFARLHFISAMHGTGVGNLFESVQEAYLSATKRINTSMLTQIMEMAQDDHQPPLVRGRRVKMKYAHAGGYNPPVIVIHGNQVDDLPTSYKRFLMNYFRKALQVMGTPIRIEFREGANPFEGKKNKLTLTQERKRKRLLSYHSNKK, from the coding sequence ATGTTGCCCGTTGTTGCTTTGGTAGGCCGCCCTAATGTGGGTAAGTCCACCTTGTTTAATCGTTTAACTAATACACGAGATGCGCTGGTCGCTGATTACCCAGGGCTTACCCGTGACCGCAAGTACGGTCAGGCTAAGTTTGAGCAGCGTCAATTCATCGTGGTGGATACCGGCGGTATCACGGGTGACGAAGAAGGTATTGATGCTGAAATGGCGCAGCAGTCACTTTTAGCCATTGAAGAAGCCGATGTAGTCTTATTGCTTGTTGATGCCAGAGCAGGTCTACTGCCTGCAGATCAAGGGATCGCCGACCATATTCGTCGCCTCAACAAAAAAGTGTTTGTTGTTGCAAATAAAGTCGACGGCATTGATGGCGATAGCGAAAGCGCTGACTTTTACGCGCTGGGCTTAGGCACGGTTAAGCAAATCGCCGCGGCTCATGGACGTGGTGTAAGCCAGTTACTTCAAGATGCTCTAGTGCCACTTGAAGCGTCTTTTCCTGACATGCGTATTGTTGAAGAAGTTCAAGAAGAAGAGATTGATGCTGAAGAACAGCTTAAGCGTCTCCAAGAACAGCCTATCAAGCTGGCCATTGTTGGAAAGCCTAACGTAGGTAAGTCTACGTTAACGAATCGTATTTTAGGTGAAGAACGGGTTGTTGTTTTTGACCTTCCAGGTACGACCCGCGATAGCGTCTTCATTCCAATGGAACGTGACGAGCGTGAATATATTCTTATCGATACCGCTGGGGTTCGTAAACGCAGAAAAGTGAATGAGGCGGTTGAAAAATTCTCTATCGTTAAAACGTTGCAAGCGATTGATGAAGCGAACGTTGTACTGATGATTATTGATGCCCGAGAGGGCATTACCGACCAAGACTTAAGCTTACTCGGCTTTGTGTTAAATTCAGGTCGCTCTCTGGTTATTGCCGTGAATAAGTGGGATGGGTTGAGCACAGATATTAAAAACGATATCAAACGAGAACTCGATCGCCGTCTTGGTTTTATCGACTTTGCACGTCTGCACTTTATTTCTGCAATGCACGGCACCGGTGTAGGTAACTTATTCGAATCTGTACAAGAAGCTTACCTAAGTGCCACTAAGCGTATTAATACTTCCATGCTTACCCAAATTATGGAAATGGCTCAAGATGACCATCAGCCGCCGCTAGTTCGTGGTCGTCGTGTTAAAATGAAATATGCACATGCTGGTGGTTATAACCCGCCTGTTATTGTTATTCACGGAAACCAAGTTGATGATTTACCTACGTCGTACAAGCGCTTCTTGATGAACTACTTCCGTAAAGCGCTTCAGGTGATGGGCACGCCTATACGCATCGAATTTAGGGAAGGGGCTAACCCGTTTGAAGGCAAAAAGAACAAGCTTACGCTTACTCAAGAACGTAAACGTAAGCGTTTACTGTCTTATCATAGTAACAAAAAGTAA